TCATCAGTGCAGTGAAATCCGGCAAAGTCGCATCGGGAAGCTATCTCATCATTGAGCAATTCGACCGGCTGTCGCGAGCAGAGATTAACGTTGCCCTACGGCTATTTTTGGACTTGGTTGATGCCGGCATCGTGGTTGTCACACTAGCAGATAGGAAAGTTTGGAATAAAGATTCTGTCGCTGACGTCGGAGACCTCATCACCGCAATCATCTACATGTCGCGGGCGAACGATGAAAGTGAGCGCAAGTCCGACCGTCTATCCGCAGTGTGGGCGCAGAAGAAAAAACGGGCGGCGGATGGTACTGCAACACGCATTGTGACTAGCGAGGCACCCCGATGGCTGCGCGCTAACGCAGATAAGACAGGCTTCGCCATAGTCCCAGAGCTGGCTGAGAGCGTTAAACGAGTCTTCGAGATGCGCATCAACGGTGCGGGGGTCGTCGCGATTTGCCGTCGCGCGAATCAGGAGCGCTGGCCACTACCCGGAAAGATGCCAGTGCAGAAGGCGGCAGAGTCAGACTCAGACTTTGCAGAACGTCGTAAGGCGAGCGGACAATGGCACCAATCATTGGTGTCGCGCATTCTTAAAAACCGAGCGGTCTTGGGTGAATATCAACCGCGTCGCCTCGACGCCGAGAATACGGGAAATCGAGTCGCAGTAGGAGAGCCTATTCGCGGTTACTTTCCGGCCGTCATTGATGAGACAACGTTTCTTCGTGCGCAGGCTACATCCTTGCGGCGTGGCGTTCGGCCAGGTCGACGCGACCCGCACGCTCGCAATTGGCTGTACGGGCTCGTGAAATGCGGTCAATGTGGGAATTCGCTTGTTCGGAAGAATAAAACATCTACCAAGCAGCCTGGTTACTCCCGCTATTACTGCGTCGCTCGCGTCAGAGGTGTAACGAAGTGCCCCAGCGTAAACTCCGCGCAATTAGAGGCTCTGGTCAATTTCGTCACCGCCAGTTGGCTTCCGAATAACTGGGCGGTGGACACGTCGCTCGAAGCATTGAAGGCGCGCGCCGATGTTCTTGAGGTCGCGATTGCTGCCTCCAAAAAGAACATCGATGGTCTAGCAGACCTCGCCGGAAGCGTCACTGCGGCGTCCGCGCGGAAAGCCCTCATTGAGAAGTTGGATACGGAAGGTGACGCGCTTGGCGTGAAAGAGCAAGAACTAGCTCGCGTTCGCGCCGAGCTGGCCGATAGCACATCTGTCAATAATAGTGAAGACGTGCATGACAGACTCCTGAAAATCGCGCGTGAGATAGATGAGATTGCCTCCGGTCACGCAGGAGTCGATGGCTCGCTACGTCTGCGCGAAGAGCTTGCGCGACTCTTCCAAAAAGTTGTTGTGTATCAAGAGGGCGGCTACATCGAGTTCTTCATTAAAGGTCGTACTGAGCCGGTTTGGCTCCCGCTCGATTTTGTTAGTCTGGAACCGCCTTCCGAACCGAGTGCCGAGCAGTTGGAAGCAGCAGAGCGAGATATAGACGCTGTGCGGCATGCCATGGGCGCCTGACTAGGCGGCGCACGGGTCTGCGTGAGTGATGCCGTTCTCCGGCGTATTCTCGGGCATTTGCCAAAGACGGATGAGGTTTTGCACAAAAGTGGCGGAAGACGGAAATTTCTCAAGTTCTTGCAGCGCGCGTCGTTAGAATAGCCACGGGCCGGCACCTTGCCGCCAGGGGGGCTTAACTAGCGTGGCGGCGTAGGCAGTCATGGGGAAGTTTCGTGCGAGGGAACAGTGAGTGAAGAGGTAAGCCGCGCGGACGGCGGTCGATTTGTTAGCTTGTGGGAACTGTTTGCCCAAATTGGGAAAGCTGAGGCGATATATGCCTACGAGGCTGCACGTGATTTAGCTTCGTACCTGTCCGATGAACCCGCAGGCGTTAACTACCTCCGTCGTCGTGACCAGCTAGGCATCCTTTGTCCGATGGACATAGATGGCCGTTTGCGTCTGTTGCGGTTGCTCGGTATTTTCGGAAGCCATGCCACGCTGTTCGATGACGACGACAGACCAAACGACGAAGCCCAGCCGACTTTTGAGCGCTTCGGTTTCTACGCGTCGGACATCTACCCATTCCTTGCTCGCCACGACGTTGCCATTTCGCGCCCGGGTGATGAGGACGCAGTGCGCCGACTTTTTCCGGATGGGCGACGCATCCCTGACTGGGTACTGTCCTACGACGGCCAGGTGTGGATTCCGTACGGCAGGGCGGTCGGAATTCTCACGGCCAGCACAGTTGCCGCCGAACGCCACTCTCCCGACCACGACGACGTATTTGGTCGATGGGACCAGGCGCTGTCTGACTCAGTCGAGCGCGGCGCTATCCGAGAGACGACGGTTTCCGGGAAGCGGATGCTGGCCCACGCGGACCTGCGCGCTTGGTTCGTGCAGCAGGGCCAGGTGTGGCCGCTCGAAGCACCAAAAGCACAACCAGAAAGCGAAGCGAATGCTGTACCGCCACAATGCCACCAAGTGCAGCGGGCCATATCGCCTTCAGGGCAGCCGCTCGAGCATGATGGCGGGATGACACGGCGAGAGCAGCAGATTCGAGCCATCGAAGCGATGGCTGACAAACAGAAGTATCCGCGCCAGCAAATCCCCGATGGCGGCAAAACAAAGCTTCGTGACCTCTGCAAAGCTGAGCACTCGGGTCTGTTCGGCGCGGGTGATTCGCCGTTTGACGATGCCTGGAAAGCTGCGAGCAAAGCCAACCGAATCGCGATGGCGAACCGAAACAAGTTCGCCGGTCGTTAATTTCATCGCCAGATGCAATCCCGGCCATCGCAGTTTGCGGTGCCGTTTTATGTGCCTGTGCGCTCCCCGCTGCAACGGTAATCCACTTCAAGGCTTCCTGCCAAAGCCGCTCATTCTGGTCACCACGGTTGCGCGGCGAAAACGCGGACACCGTCCCGACTGGAGTGGGGCGCAAGTACCCCACCACGCGAGTCTTGCGCCTCCACCATCCCCCGACTTGATAGTTCGTCAACGCCGAAGACAACAGCCGCACACAGCGGAATGTTCGGACGACCGTTGAAACGAATTCGGCGCGTTATCAACGTGTGTTCGAGCCCCGCTGTGCACGGCAAGATGCAATCGTTGACATGAACACGACCAACCATTCTTCCTTTAGCTTCAAACGTGACGCCGTTCGGGCTGTCGTTTCGACCCATGTGGCCGTAGCCGCGCCGAACCGACGCCCGCAGACCCTTTGCAAATGGGCCTGTCTTGAAAATGGTCCCATCCGCCTGTTTCGTATCAATGGCCGCCTGGCATCGCTTGTAGCCGATATTCAGGCGCTGCTTGGCGGGGGGGTAGCATGAGCGCGAAGACCAACGTGAAAGACCAACCGGCTCGCGCCGCTACGCCAGAACTTTCATCTGTGACGAAAGCTGCAAGACGCTCGCTCAACGTCGTGTCTGCGGCTGACTTGCCCACCACCTATGCCGCCCCAGATGAACTGGTGCAAGGCTTACTCACTACCGGCGGAAGCAGCATGCTGTACGGCGACTCGCATAGCGGCAAGACGTTCTTTGCCATTGACCTCGCTTGCGCTATCGCCAAGGGCAGCGACTGGATGGGGCGACGTGTCGAACAGGGACTGGTGCTTTATCTGGCTGCAGAGTCTCCGGAATCGGTGCGCTGTCGCCTTCAGGCATATCAGAAGCATCACGGTGTTCGCGTGCCTAACTTCTTCATCGCACAGAAAGCGATAAACCTGTTTGCAGACGATGTCGATACGAAGGCCATCATCGAAGAAGTCCGGGCGCTGGAGGCTGAATACGGCCAATCGGTGCGCATGATTGTCGGTGATACGCTGGCACGCCTGAGTGTCGGCGCAAACGAGAATATGGGCCAGGATATGGGGCGTGTCATCGAACGCATCGACCGAATCCGCAGCGCGTGCGGCAAAGCGCATTTCATGCTCATTCATCACACCGGTAGAAATGCTGCTGCTGGGGCGCGCGGATGGACTGGTATGCGCGCTGCCGTCGATACAGAAATCGAGGTGACCGAGCAGGCTACGGGGCGATGTGCAAAAGTGACGAAGAATCGCGACCTCGGCTCAAAAGGGGAGCTTATCGGCTTCACGCTGGAGCGGGTCGAGGCCGGAACGACGAAGTGGGGAGCAGTGGCGACAAGCTGTGTTGTTGTTCCTGCTGACGCACCCGAGTGCCGCAGTGGCTCGAAACGCGGAAACGGTTTCAAACCCGGCACAATCAAGAGCAGAGTCATGGCGTTGCTGCGCGAGCAGAAGGACGGGGTGCAGAAAGCAGATGTCGTCGCTCACGTCGTCAAGGGTGGTGGTGCGGAATCATCCGTATATCGCGACATCAAGGACCTGCTGGCAACGGGGCATCTTCGCGAGGTCGATAATGTTCTGTCTGCCGCGGATAGTGCGACGTAAAGCAGGTACATGAAGGTACGTGCAGGTACCAACGCCGAGCGCGTCTTCGGCGTACATCTAGGTACGTAGGTACCCATCTATATATAGATGGGTACCTACGTACCTAGACCTTGTATGCGCAATGAGCGATGCAAGACCGTTGTGAAGAACCGGCTGACCAGGCGTGCGAGAGACGGCACCTCACCGATAGCCGCTTCCTGGCTGCTTGCCTTTCCATCAACAAATGAAAGCTCCTAGCGATTTCTCTCTCTGAAAGCAGGATTTGCGCGCGTAGAAGTATTTTTTCGCCCACTTTGCGTGGGCGATGGCAACCAGGAAAAGCAGTGAGCGGAGGCTAGCCATCGCGCTACCAGATGCATCCAGCGCAGTGGCTTCGCGGGCGTAGCCCGCAGGCTTACCCATTCTTCCAACCGCGCCAGCAAATCCGCGGACCGGTCATGCGCCCCATCGCGGGCGGGTGGCCTGCAAGCGGATTGCGGACGCGCGATAACATCACAAACAAGAAGCCGGGTAAGCCTATGCTCACATTGAGCGACGACGCGCTCATGACCGCGCCGACCAGAGTGACCGGTTTTGCGCAGCAACTGTGCGCGCAAAAACAACGCCCCGCCAGATGCCTCCGGCGGGGACGCTGCCCAATCCAGTTTTTCCATGCAGAGACCGGGATGCATTCTGCACGGCGGAGTCCTTCGAATTAGAAGGTTTCCGCGATGGAGTTCACGAGTACAAGCGGTGGGTCAATACCGCAGGCCGGGGACGAGTCTCCCCTCGTCGATTGCCTTGTCTGATGGCCGGGACATGAACGCCCAGGCCATCAGGCAAAAACGATGTCCTCGAATTTGTATAGCTCCGTGGAGAACGCGACGAGCGCATCGAGCGCACTCTTTTTCCAGCCCTTCGCAATCAGGTCGCGCGCGAGCTTCGCACGGAACGCACGCGTGCAGATGAAGATGACTTTTCCCCATTTCAGACCCTTGCCCAGCAGCTTCGAGCCCGAGGCATCCGCCGCGTCGGCGGCAACAGCATCGAGCCATTTCAGCAGCTTGGCATATTCCTTTGCGTTCTTCCGGCTTCTCTCGACTTCCACGAGCCATACCTTGCCATCATCGCCGCGCAGCAGAACGTCAGGTTTCTTGCCCGCGATGCCCTCGACGCCGCCAAGCCACTTATCCTGCGCAATCTCACGCTCGGTCGAGACGCGATAGCCGTCGAGAAGGCCGCGAATGGCAATCTCGTTGGCAATCGTGCGGTGCCGGAAATGTGCCGAGCTAAACGCCCGCACCAAATCCTTTCCCGTTGTTGCCGCAATCCCTGCGTGTTGCAACCGGCGCGCGCCCGCTTCTGACAGCGCGTAAATCACGCTGCCGTCCGGTCCCTGCCCGCGCAGTACCTGGCGGGCATCGGCCAGCCGCCGCACCGTGCGTTGCGCCATCCGCACATCGGACGCGGTGGCGACGGGCCCTTCTAGCCTAGGCTCGCCGGTCGCGCCGCTGGACCAGACCGCGCGCAAAGCGGCGCAATCTCTGGTCCTCAGGAAACCAAAGCGAGATAGCGAGTGCAAAAGTCGTTGCTCCTGCTCTCTGGCGATGATGCGTCCGTCGCGCGATTTCACGAAGTATCTCCAAAAAAAGTGTCGATATTTCGTATAGCGCGAAAGTCGCAGCATCCCGTGTTCGCCCTCCCGGACGGCGGAGGACGAACACGGAAGGCGTAGCCGCTTACGCGGCGAGCCACCATGCCCTCTGCGCAAAACTGGACGTTTTGCCGGGCATTTTCGCTACTGGACGTAGCTCATGTCTCCAAAAGCGGCGCCCCACGCTTCGCGCGGGCAAGCTGCTCACTCTGGCCCGCTGGACGCGTTCCAGGCATCGGCTCCGCCTTGGTCGGCGCGGTGCTTGACTGACCAACTTGCCCGCGCGCTGCTCGGGGCGCGGGGCATTGCTGCCCCCATCGCTCTGCCGGTCGGTAGGCCGACCTCTCGTGTCTGGGGACATGAGCGAGCGACGGCTCCCCCAAGCGCACATCCGGCTCGCGTGGGCGCGACCGCGGCTGCGCGGACAGCGGGCTGGACGCCCTTGTCCCACGCCAACCCTTCGGGCTGTCGCGGCTCCCTACCTCTACGCGCTTTCGCGCTCCGACTACGCGCCTCTGGCTTGCAGGCCACGCGCGGCAAGCGCGCATAGGTCGCGGCCTGTGGCCGCGACAGCGTCTGCGTCGTGAAGTTGGTGCTTGCACAGTCCTTCCTGATTTCGCCGCCACCCGTTGGCGACCGTACCCCGGGCGGTCCGCATGGCAAGGGCCTGCGGCGCTCCGCGCACGTCCTCACCCGGTCCCCTGCGGGGCTGCGGCTTCCGGGCGGTGCCCTTGCCATGCAGCCTTCTCGCCCGGTGTCGCGGCACGCCAGGGCGACGAACTCAGGAAGAACGGTAGCAAAACGGCAGCACCACCCCCACGCCGCATCCGGGAAAGTGAGGGGGCTCGGAATCTTGGAACCCGGTCACCTTTGGAGAAGGCATTTTGGAAAAACGAGAGGGCCTACAAGACATCTTTGGCGAAGCCATTTCGGTGTACACACGCGCGCAGGCAATTGCGGACGGCGTGTTGATTGATGTCTCGGCAGACGCAAACGAGGCGGGCTTCAAAGTCCCGGTCGCAATCACCGCAGCGGCCTGGGCGGAGGTGGTTGCATGGTCAGCCGAGGACAGCGCTCGACAAATCCACCAGGACGAACATGAGCGCCTAAATGACCTGTTGTGGGCTGCCGCCACCTTGGCTCGCCATCACACGGGCAACCGCATGCCCTTTCAGCATCATCGCGTGCCGCGCGGTCGGGATGAGGTCCGTCGCATACCGATAACGCTCGTGATGGTCATTGGACCGGGAGATAACGCCGCGCCGGTCGTGACTTTCATGCTTCCGACCGACGACTGATTTTTTTGGCCCCGCTGATTGCGGGGATTCACCCACTGCTCGATATAAAGGAGCGCAAGTATGGCAATGCACC
The DNA window shown above is from Paraburkholderia sp. PGU19 and carries:
- a CDS encoding recombinase family protein, whose translation is MSNADAAKPVAYSYIRFSTAQQALGDSLRRQVELTEQYCEEHGLALARASAYRDLGVSAFRKKNIEAGKLAEFISAVKSGKVASGSYLIIEQFDRLSRAEINVALRLFLDLVDAGIVVVTLADRKVWNKDSVADVGDLITAIIYMSRANDESERKSDRLSAVWAQKKKRAADGTATRIVTSEAPRWLRANADKTGFAIVPELAESVKRVFEMRINGAGVVAICRRANQERWPLPGKMPVQKAAESDSDFAERRKASGQWHQSLVSRILKNRAVLGEYQPRRLDAENTGNRVAVGEPIRGYFPAVIDETTFLRAQATSLRRGVRPGRRDPHARNWLYGLVKCGQCGNSLVRKNKTSTKQPGYSRYYCVARVRGVTKCPSVNSAQLEALVNFVTASWLPNNWAVDTSLEALKARADVLEVAIAASKKNIDGLADLAGSVTAASARKALIEKLDTEGDALGVKEQELARVRAELADSTSVNNSEDVHDRLLKIAREIDEIASGHAGVDGSLRLREELARLFQKVVVYQEGGYIEFFIKGRTEPVWLPLDFVSLEPPSEPSAEQLEAAERDIDAVRHAMGA
- a CDS encoding DNA-binding protein, yielding MNTTNHSSFSFKRDAVRAVVSTHVAVAAPNRRPQTLCKWACLENGPIRLFRINGRLASLVADIQALLGGGVA
- a CDS encoding helicase RepA family protein is translated as MSAKTNVKDQPARAATPELSSVTKAARRSLNVVSAADLPTTYAAPDELVQGLLTTGGSSMLYGDSHSGKTFFAIDLACAIAKGSDWMGRRVEQGLVLYLAAESPESVRCRLQAYQKHHGVRVPNFFIAQKAINLFADDVDTKAIIEEVRALEAEYGQSVRMIVGDTLARLSVGANENMGQDMGRVIERIDRIRSACGKAHFMLIHHTGRNAAAGARGWTGMRAAVDTEIEVTEQATGRCAKVTKNRDLGSKGELIGFTLERVEAGTTKWGAVATSCVVVPADAPECRSGSKRGNGFKPGTIKSRVMALLREQKDGVQKADVVAHVVKGGGAESSVYRDIKDLLATGHLREVDNVLSAADSAT
- a CDS encoding DUF6573 family protein; the protein is MEKREGLQDIFGEAISVYTRAQAIADGVLIDVSADANEAGFKVPVAITAAAWAEVVAWSAEDSARQIHQDEHERLNDLLWAAATLARHHTGNRMPFQHHRVPRGRDEVRRIPITLVMVIGPGDNAAPVVTFMLPTDD